The Yersinia intermedia genome window below encodes:
- a CDS encoding class I adenylate cyclase encodes MYLYIETLKQRLDAINQLRVDRALAAMGPTFQKVYSLLPTLLHCHHPLMPGYLDGNVPHGVCLFTPNETQQDYLSEVEAKWGEPLQQSVGGELPITGVYSMGSTSSIGQCHTSDLDVWVCHQAWLDSEERNRLQQKCSLLEKWAASMGVEVSFFLIDENRFRHNASGSLGGEDCGSTQHILLLDEFYRSAVRLAGKRILWNMVPVEEENNYDDYVLSLYAQGVLTPNEWLDLGGLSTLSAEEYFGASLWQLYKSIDSPYKAVLKTLLLEAYSWEYPNSQLLAMEIKQRLHAGEIVAFGLDAYCMMLDRVTRYLTQINDTTRLNLVRRCFYLKVCEKLSRSSASVGWRREILSQLVSEWGWSDESLAVLDNRANWKIERVREAHNELLDAMMQSYRNLIRFARRNNLSVSASPQDIGVLTRKLYAAFEALPGKVTLVNPQISPDLSEEHLTFIHVPAGRANRAGWYLYNQAPSMDAIVSHQPLEYNRYLNKLVSWAYFNGLLTSKTRLHIKSANLCDTVKLQELVTDISHHFPLRLPAPTPKALYSPCEIRHLAIIVNLEHDPTAAFRNQVVHFDFRKLDVFSFGEQQQCLVGSIDLLYRNSWNEVRTLHFSGEQAVLEALKTILGKMHQDAAPPESVDVFCYSQHLRGLIRTRIQQLVSECIELRLSSTRQEPGRFKAVRVSGQTWGLFFERLSVSVQKLENAVEFYGAISNNKLHGLSIQVETDQIHLPPVVDGFASEGIIQFFFEGTADEKGFNIYILDESNRVEVYHHCEGSKEALVRDVSRFYSSSHDRFTYGSSFINFNLPQFYQIVQLDGRTQVIPFRSNTLSHLYIVDREPSQPAQQFQLH; translated from the coding sequence TTGTACCTCTACATCGAGACACTGAAACAGCGACTGGATGCGATCAACCAATTACGAGTCGATCGCGCCTTGGCGGCAATGGGGCCAACCTTCCAAAAGGTCTACAGTCTGCTACCGACCCTACTACATTGTCATCACCCACTGATGCCGGGGTACCTTGATGGTAACGTTCCCCATGGCGTCTGCCTTTTTACGCCCAATGAAACGCAACAGGATTACCTGTCTGAGGTTGAAGCCAAGTGGGGCGAACCTTTGCAACAGAGTGTCGGCGGCGAACTGCCGATTACCGGCGTCTATTCTATGGGTAGCACTTCCTCTATTGGGCAATGCCATACTTCAGATCTTGATGTTTGGGTATGCCATCAGGCCTGGCTTGATTCTGAAGAGCGTAACCGCTTGCAACAAAAATGCAGTCTGCTGGAAAAATGGGCTGCATCAATGGGTGTTGAAGTCAGCTTCTTCCTGATAGATGAAAACCGTTTCCGCCATAATGCCAGTGGCAGCTTGGGGGGCGAAGATTGCGGTTCCACCCAACACATATTATTGCTGGATGAGTTTTACCGCAGCGCGGTTCGTCTGGCAGGGAAACGTATTCTGTGGAATATGGTTCCGGTGGAAGAAGAAAATAATTATGACGATTACGTACTGTCGCTCTATGCACAGGGCGTATTAACACCGAATGAGTGGCTGGATTTGGGCGGTTTGAGCACCCTGTCAGCCGAAGAGTATTTCGGTGCCAGTTTGTGGCAACTGTATAAAAGTATCGATTCACCCTATAAGGCCGTGCTGAAAACCTTATTGCTGGAAGCGTATTCGTGGGAATACCCCAATTCTCAATTGCTGGCAATGGAGATCAAACAGCGCCTGCATGCCGGTGAGATTGTGGCCTTCGGTCTTGATGCTTATTGCATGATGCTTGATCGCGTCACTCGCTATCTAACCCAAATAAATGACACCACCCGCCTGAATTTGGTGCGGCGTTGTTTCTATCTGAAAGTGTGTGAAAAACTGTCCCGTAGCTCGGCAAGTGTCGGCTGGCGGCGTGAGATCCTCAGCCAACTGGTCAGTGAATGGGGCTGGAGCGACGAGAGTCTGGCGGTGCTGGATAACCGTGCTAACTGGAAGATTGAGCGGGTACGTGAAGCGCATAACGAGCTGCTGGATGCGATGATGCAGAGTTATCGCAATTTGATCCGCTTTGCACGGCGCAACAACCTGAGTGTCAGTGCCAGCCCGCAGGATATCGGGGTTCTGACCCGTAAACTGTACGCGGCATTTGAAGCTTTACCCGGCAAAGTAACACTGGTAAACCCACAAATTTCACCGGATTTATCGGAAGAACATCTGACTTTCATTCATGTTCCGGCAGGCCGTGCTAACCGCGCGGGTTGGTACTTATATAATCAAGCGCCCTCTATGGACGCGATTGTAAGTCACCAACCGCTGGAATATAACCGTTACCTGAACAAACTGGTGTCCTGGGCCTATTTCAACGGGCTATTGACCAGCAAAACCCGGCTACATATTAAAAGCGCCAATCTGTGCGATACGGTGAAATTGCAAGAATTGGTGACGGATATCTCTCACCACTTCCCGTTACGCCTGCCTGCGCCCACACCTAAGGCACTGTATAGCCCGTGTGAGATTCGCCATTTGGCGATTATTGTCAATTTAGAGCATGACCCGACCGCGGCTTTCCGCAATCAGGTGGTGCATTTTGATTTCCGTAAACTGGATGTATTCAGTTTTGGCGAGCAGCAACAGTGCCTGGTGGGCAGTATCGATTTGCTGTACCGCAACTCCTGGAATGAAGTGCGAACCTTGCATTTCAGCGGTGAGCAAGCGGTGTTGGAAGCATTGAAAACCATCTTAGGCAAAATGCATCAGGATGCGGCTCCACCGGAGTCAGTGGATGTCTTCTGTTACAGCCAACATTTACGTGGTTTGATTCGTACCCGCATTCAGCAGTTGGTTTCCGAGTGTATTGAGTTGCGTTTATCCAGTACCCGCCAGGAACCGGGCCGTTTTAAAGCGGTACGGGTTTCCGGTCAGACCTGGGGTTTGTTCTTTGAACGCCTGAGTGTTTCAGTACAAAAGTTGGAAAATGCTGTCGAATTTTACGGTGCGATTTCTAATAACAAACTGCATGGGTTATCGATTCAGGTGGAAACTGATCAAATTCATCTGCCGCCAGTGGTAGACGGTTTTGCCAGCGAGGGGATCATTCAGTTCTTCTTCGAAGGCACTGCAGATGAAAAAGGCTTTAACATTTATATTTTGGATGAGTCAAATCGCGTTGAGGTTTATCACCACTGCGAGGGCAGTAAAGAGGCGTTGGTGCGAGATGTCAGCCGTTTCTATTCATCGTCTCATGACCGTTTTACCTACGGCTCCAGCTTTATTAACTTCAACCTGCCGCAGTTCTACCAAATTGTGCAATTAGATGGCCGCACTCAAGTGATTCCTTTTCGCAGCAACACCTTATCTCATCTGTATATCGTCGATAGAGAGCCGAGCCAGCCTGCGCAGCAGTTCCAGTTACATTAA
- the cyaY gene encoding iron donor protein CyaY — MNDSEFHQLADQLMLYIEETLDGFSGDSDIDYETNGGVMTLTFENGSKIVINRQEPLHQVWLATKAGGYHFNYREGQWFCSRSGEEFFAKLSQAATTQAGEEVSFG; from the coding sequence ATGAACGATAGCGAGTTTCACCAGTTAGCCGATCAATTGATGCTTTACATTGAAGAGACACTGGATGGTTTTAGCGGCGATAGTGATATCGATTATGAAACCAATGGCGGGGTGATGACCCTGACGTTCGAAAATGGCAGTAAGATTGTTATCAACCGCCAAGAACCACTGCATCAGGTATGGTTGGCAACCAAAGCCGGTGGTTACCATTTCAATTATCGTGAAGGCCAGTGGTTTTGCTCACGTAGCGGAGAGGAATTTTTCGCCAAATTATCACAAGCGGCCACCACGCAGGCAGGTGAAGAGGTGAGCTTCGGTTAA
- the lptM gene encoding LPS translocon maturation chaperone LptM, giving the protein MKKELCWPLVAMMVLALAGCGLKGPLYFPPADKPKVETAQPDSGQVERNQQDLSGSNQTKSIAGPQ; this is encoded by the coding sequence ATGAAAAAAGAATTATGTTGGCCGCTGGTTGCGATGATGGTACTCGCGCTGGCGGGTTGTGGCTTGAAAGGCCCGTTATATTTCCCACCCGCTGACAAACCAAAAGTAGAAACAGCGCAACCGGATAGTGGTCAGGTAGAGCGAAATCAGCAGGACCTGTCAGGTTCCAACCAGACAAAATCCATTGCCGGGCCGCAGTAA
- the dapF gene encoding diaminopimelate epimerase — protein sequence MQFSKMHGLGNDFMVVDAVTQNVYFSPELIRRLADRHTGVGFDQMLVVEPPYDPELDFHYRIFNADGSEVSQCGNGARCFARFVRLKGLTNKRDISVSTQTGRMILSVTEDELVCVNMGEPNFDPQTVPFRATKAEKTYILRAAEHTVLCGVVSMGNPHCVMQVDDVSVANVALLGPVLESHERFPERANIGFMQVVSREQIRLRVYERGAGETQACGSGACAAVAVGIQQELLAEEVHVELPGGSLHISWKGPGHPLYMTGPATHVYDGFIHL from the coding sequence ATGCAGTTCTCCAAAATGCACGGTCTTGGCAACGACTTTATGGTTGTCGATGCAGTTACCCAAAATGTTTACTTTTCGCCGGAGTTAATCCGTCGATTAGCAGACCGGCACACTGGCGTGGGCTTTGATCAGATGTTGGTGGTTGAACCGCCTTATGATCCCGAGCTGGATTTTCACTACCGTATTTTTAATGCCGATGGCAGCGAAGTCTCTCAGTGTGGCAATGGCGCACGTTGTTTTGCCCGCTTTGTCCGGCTGAAAGGATTGACCAATAAACGTGATATCAGCGTGAGTACCCAGACTGGCCGCATGATATTGAGCGTTACTGAAGATGAACTGGTTTGTGTCAATATGGGAGAACCCAATTTTGACCCGCAAACGGTGCCTTTTAGAGCGACCAAAGCCGAGAAAACCTACATTTTACGTGCGGCGGAACATACAGTGTTGTGCGGCGTGGTATCAATGGGCAATCCTCACTGTGTGATGCAGGTTGATGATGTTTCGGTTGCTAATGTTGCCTTGCTGGGTCCAGTATTGGAAAGTCATGAGCGCTTCCCAGAACGGGCCAATATTGGTTTTATGCAGGTGGTTAGCCGCGAGCAGATCCGTTTACGGGTGTATGAGCGCGGTGCTGGCGAAACGCAGGCCTGCGGTAGCGGTGCTTGTGCGGCAGTGGCGGTGGGTATCCAGCAAGAGTTGTTGGCTGAAGAGGTCCATGTTGAACTGCCAGGCGGCAGCTTGCACATCAGTTGGAAAGGACCGGGCCATCCATTGTATATGACCGGGCCGGCAACACATGTGTATGATGGCTTCATTCATCTATAG
- a CDS encoding DUF484 domain-containing protein, translating to MKSYEEQALAGIELDDDAVMQYLLQNPDFFIRNARLVEQMHIPHPVRGSVSLVEWQLGRQRNQIGQLEEEITLLMEQAGLNEVLFNRLLQLQSNLATASSLQDMLNRLQRWARDFGLSGANVRLFSDRWHIGAPSDFTHLALARHAFEPLRIQRLGSDNHYLGGLNGSELLLLLPQAKQVGSVALSLLGKNGDLGVIIFSSRDTQHYQQGMGTVMLNQLSMLLPSLLERWIEPV from the coding sequence ATGAAAAGTTATGAGGAGCAGGCGTTAGCGGGCATTGAGTTAGACGACGATGCTGTCATGCAGTATTTATTGCAAAACCCTGACTTTTTTATCCGCAATGCCCGTCTGGTCGAACAGATGCATATCCCTCATCCAGTCCGTGGCAGTGTCTCGCTGGTGGAGTGGCAACTGGGGCGACAACGTAATCAGATTGGTCAGTTGGAAGAAGAGATCACCTTGCTGATGGAGCAGGCGGGCTTGAATGAAGTGTTGTTTAATCGCCTGCTGCAACTACAAAGCAATTTGGCTACGGCCAGCAGCTTGCAAGATATGCTTAACCGCTTGCAGCGCTGGGCACGAGACTTCGGTCTGTCAGGGGCGAATGTCCGCTTATTCAGCGACCGTTGGCATATTGGTGCACCGTCTGATTTCACCCATTTGGCACTTGCCCGTCACGCCTTCGAACCGTTACGCATTCAGCGCTTGGGGAGTGATAACCATTATCTGGGCGGCTTGAACGGATCGGAACTGCTACTGTTATTGCCTCAGGCCAAGCAGGTAGGGTCTGTCGCACTTTCGTTACTGGGCAAAAATGGCGATTTAGGTGTCATTATCTTCAGCAGTCGCGATACGCAGCATTACCAGCAGGGCATGGGTACCGTGATGCTGAATCAGTTATCGATGTTATTACCGAGCCTGCTGGAGCGTTGGATAGAACCGGTATGA
- the xerC gene encoding tyrosine recombinase XerC: MTEFSASLAPQVEAFLRYLKVERQLSPLTITSYRRQLQALMEMGEQMGLMHWQTLDAAQVRSLVSRSKRAGLHSSSLALRLSALRSFLDWLVSQGVLQANPAKGVSTPRSGRHLPKNIDVDEVDKLLDIDLNDPLAVRDRAMLEVMYGAGLRLSELVGMNCKHVDLASGEVWVMGKGSKERKVPIGRTAVTWLAHWLELRELFEPVDDAIFLANTGKRISARNVQKRFAEWGVKQGVSSHIHPHKLRHSFATHMLESSGDLRAVQELLGHANLTTTQIYTHLDFQHLATVYDAAHPRAKRGKS, encoded by the coding sequence ATGACCGAATTCAGTGCCTCACTTGCCCCGCAGGTAGAGGCTTTCCTGCGTTATCTCAAAGTTGAGCGTCAGCTCAGTCCATTGACTATCACCAGTTACCGGCGTCAGCTACAGGCACTCATGGAAATGGGTGAGCAAATGGGCCTGATGCACTGGCAAACGCTTGATGCGGCTCAGGTTAGGTCACTGGTTTCTCGCAGTAAACGTGCCGGGTTACACTCCTCAAGCCTTGCGTTGCGCCTCTCGGCGTTGCGCAGCTTTCTTGATTGGCTGGTGAGCCAGGGCGTATTGCAGGCCAACCCAGCAAAAGGCGTGAGTACGCCGCGTTCAGGCCGTCATCTGCCGAAAAACATTGATGTCGATGAGGTCGATAAACTGCTGGATATCGATCTGAATGATCCCTTGGCTGTCCGCGATCGGGCGATGCTGGAAGTGATGTATGGCGCGGGGTTGCGTCTATCCGAGCTGGTTGGTATGAACTGCAAACACGTAGATTTAGCCAGCGGTGAAGTCTGGGTGATGGGGAAAGGCAGTAAAGAGCGTAAAGTGCCGATTGGCAGGACTGCAGTGACCTGGTTAGCGCATTGGTTGGAACTGCGCGAGTTATTTGAACCTGTTGACGATGCTATCTTTTTAGCCAACACCGGTAAGCGAATTTCAGCGCGCAATGTGCAAAAACGCTTTGCCGAATGGGGCGTCAAGCAAGGTGTTAGCAGCCATATTCACCCACACAAATTGCGCCACTCTTTCGCCACTCACATGTTGGAATCCAGTGGTGATTTGCGCGCAGTGCAGGAGTTACTAGGCCACGCCAATCTGACGACCACACAAATTTATACTCATCTCGACTTTCAACATCTGGCGACAGTGTATGATGCTGCTCATCCACGCGCCAAACGAGGCAAATCCTGA
- the yigB gene encoding 5-amino-6-(5-phospho-D-ribitylamino)uracil phosphatase YigB gives MHFYRPLESISAISFDLDDTLYDNRPVITRTEQESVAFLQQYHPNLAQLQATDFQRFRTELLAQDPDIYHDVTQWRWHAIELGLIRHGLSKAEAQCGADAAMENFALWRSRIYVPAATHDTLSALAEHYPLVAITNGNADPKACGLDRYFQFVLRSGPHGRAKPFRDMYHKAANHLDIPLKQILHVGDDLTTDVAGALRCGMQACWINDRQQNLMTASDSRLLPHIEISQLASLTALL, from the coding sequence ATGCATTTTTATCGCCCACTCGAGAGTATTTCCGCCATTAGCTTCGATTTGGATGACACCCTGTACGACAATCGGCCGGTGATTACCCGCACTGAACAAGAGTCGGTGGCATTTTTGCAGCAGTATCATCCCAATCTGGCGCAGTTACAGGCCACTGATTTTCAACGTTTTCGCACTGAGTTGCTGGCGCAGGACCCGGACATCTACCACGATGTTACCCAGTGGCGCTGGCATGCCATTGAACTGGGCTTGATACGTCATGGCTTAAGTAAGGCTGAGGCGCAATGTGGCGCTGATGCAGCCATGGAGAACTTCGCCCTATGGCGTAGCCGTATTTATGTGCCAGCAGCCACCCATGACACCTTGAGCGCGCTGGCTGAGCATTATCCACTGGTGGCAATCACCAATGGCAATGCCGATCCTAAAGCCTGTGGTCTGGATCGTTACTTCCAGTTTGTGCTGCGCTCTGGCCCTCATGGCCGTGCCAAGCCTTTCCGCGATATGTACCATAAAGCGGCAAACCATCTGGATATCCCGCTCAAACAGATTCTGCATGTGGGTGATGATTTGACCACCGATGTTGCTGGTGCACTGCGTTGCGGCATGCAGGCTTGCTGGATTAATGACCGCCAGCAGAACCTGATGACGGCCAGTGATAGCCGCTTATTACCACATATTGAGATTTCTCAGTTGGCTTCCCTGACAGCATTGCTATAA
- the uvrD gene encoding DNA helicase II: MDVSDLLDSLNEKQREAVAAPRCNLLVLAGAGSGKTRVLVHRIAWLLSVENASPYSIIAVTFTNKAAAEMRHRIEHLIGTSQGGMWIGTFHGLAHRLLRAHHMDANLPQDFQILDSDDQLRLLKRLVKALNLDDKQWPPRQAMWYINGKKDEGLRPQHIESYGNPVEATWLRIYQAYQEACDRAGLVDFAELLLRAHELWLNKPHILNHYRERFTNILVDEFQDTNNIQYAWIRLLAGDRSNVMIVGDDDQSIYGWRGAQVENIQRFLKDFPGAETIRLEQNYRSTSNILTAANTLIANNDGRMGKNLWTDGAEGEPISLYCAFNELDEARFVVNRIKAWQDNGGALNDCAILYRSNAQSRVLEEALLQTAMPYRIYGGQRFFERQEIKDALAYLRLISNCNDDAAFERVVNTPTRGIGDRTLDVVRQTARDRQLTLWQSTRAMLQEKVLAGRAASALQRFVELVDSLAHETADMPLHVQSDRVIRDSGLWSMYEQEKGEKGQARVENLEELVNATRQYSYQDEDQDLMPLQAFLSHAALEAGEGQADAYQDAVQLMTLHSAKGLEFPQVFIVGMEEGMFPSQMSLDEGGRLEEERRLAYVGVTRAMQKLTLCYAESRRLYGKEVNHRPSRFIGELPQECVEEVRLRATVSRPVNHRNMGTPMNENDSGFSLGQRVRHPKFGEGTVVNLEGSGEHSRLQIAFPGEGIKWLVAAYARLEAV; the protein is encoded by the coding sequence ATGGACGTTTCTGATCTGCTCGACAGCCTGAATGAAAAACAACGCGAAGCCGTGGCCGCGCCACGCTGCAACCTGTTGGTCCTGGCCGGCGCAGGCAGTGGCAAAACCCGGGTGCTGGTTCACCGTATCGCCTGGCTGCTATCAGTAGAAAACGCCTCTCCTTACTCGATTATTGCAGTGACGTTCACCAATAAAGCGGCGGCCGAAATGCGCCACCGTATTGAACACTTGATTGGCACCAGTCAGGGCGGAATGTGGATTGGGACTTTCCATGGGTTGGCGCACCGCTTGCTGCGCGCTCATCACATGGATGCTAACTTGCCGCAGGACTTTCAAATTCTTGATAGCGACGATCAGCTACGGTTATTAAAACGTTTGGTTAAAGCACTGAATTTAGATGATAAACAATGGCCACCGCGTCAGGCGATGTGGTACATCAACGGCAAAAAAGACGAAGGATTACGGCCACAGCATATTGAGAGCTATGGCAATCCGGTTGAAGCGACCTGGCTGCGTATCTATCAGGCGTATCAGGAAGCCTGTGACCGCGCCGGTCTGGTGGATTTTGCTGAGCTGTTGTTGCGTGCACACGAGTTGTGGCTAAACAAACCCCATATTCTTAATCATTATCGTGAACGCTTTACCAACATTTTGGTGGATGAGTTTCAGGATACCAACAATATCCAATACGCCTGGATCCGCCTGCTGGCAGGTGACCGTTCCAATGTGATGATCGTCGGTGACGATGACCAATCAATCTATGGTTGGCGCGGGGCGCAGGTGGAAAATATCCAGCGCTTCTTGAAAGATTTCCCTGGTGCTGAAACCATCCGGTTGGAGCAGAACTATCGTTCTACCAGCAATATTTTGACGGCAGCAAACACCCTAATTGCCAATAATGATGGGCGCATGGGGAAAAACCTGTGGACGGACGGCGCCGAAGGCGAACCGATCTCACTCTATTGCGCCTTTAACGAACTGGATGAAGCGCGCTTTGTGGTTAACCGCATCAAAGCCTGGCAGGACAATGGTGGTGCCCTGAATGATTGCGCCATCTTGTATCGTAGCAACGCCCAATCGCGCGTTTTGGAAGAAGCACTATTACAGACCGCGATGCCGTACCGTATTTATGGCGGTCAGCGCTTCTTCGAACGTCAGGAGATTAAAGACGCGCTGGCTTATTTGCGGCTAATTTCCAACTGCAATGATGATGCTGCTTTTGAGCGAGTGGTCAATACACCTACTCGCGGTATTGGCGATCGCACATTAGATGTGGTGCGCCAAACCGCCCGTGACCGCCAGCTAACGCTATGGCAATCAACCCGTGCCATGTTGCAGGAAAAAGTGCTGGCAGGCCGCGCAGCCTCTGCGCTGCAACGTTTTGTTGAGCTGGTGGACTCCCTGGCCCATGAAACAGCGGATATGCCGTTGCATGTCCAAAGCGATAGAGTGATTCGTGATTCCGGTTTGTGGTCGATGTACGAACAGGAAAAAGGTGAAAAAGGTCAGGCGCGCGTTGAGAACCTTGAAGAATTAGTCAATGCGACCCGTCAATACAGTTATCAGGATGAAGATCAGGATCTGATGCCACTACAGGCTTTCTTGTCTCATGCGGCGCTGGAAGCCGGAGAGGGGCAGGCCGATGCTTATCAGGATGCGGTGCAATTAATGACTCTGCATTCAGCGAAAGGCTTGGAGTTCCCGCAGGTATTCATTGTGGGTATGGAAGAGGGGATGTTCCCGAGCCAGATGTCACTGGATGAAGGTGGCCGTCTGGAAGAGGAACGCCGGCTGGCCTATGTTGGGGTCACTCGCGCCATGCAGAAACTGACACTTTGTTATGCAGAGAGCCGCCGTCTGTACGGCAAAGAAGTGAATCATCGACCATCCCGTTTTATCGGCGAGCTGCCGCAGGAATGTGTCGAAGAAGTGCGGCTACGCGCCACGGTCTCCCGCCCGGTGAATCACCGCAACATGGGTACGCCGATGAATGAGAATGACAGCGGCTTTTCACTGGGTCAGCGGGTGCGTCATCCTAAGTTTGGTGAAGGTACCGTGGTTAATCTGGAAGGCAGCGGCGAACACAGCCGGTTGCAAATTGCTTTTCCCGGTGAGGGGATTAAGTGGTTGGTCGCGGCTTATGCCCGATTAGAAGCCGTATAA
- a CDS encoding TetR/AcrR family transcriptional regulator — MHNQDKQERASPSLTTIKARTRRLLIDTAMSMYEQGTFPSITDVANAAQLSRATAYRYFPTQSALVSAMVDESLGPILAWQPTQPDARQRIAELLSFAYPRMLQHEGVLRAALHLSLQQWAADRSNPNSEEKLVRGNRKRLLKLAVEPLEGKLSPEALQRVIYSFSLIYGSEVFMVLKDIWHLDDAGIQDVTQWMGKAILLQAETDARQAPQDEHR, encoded by the coding sequence GTGCATAATCAGGATAAACAGGAGCGCGCCTCTCCATCACTGACCACCATCAAAGCCAGAACCCGGCGGTTACTGATCGATACGGCGATGTCGATGTATGAACAAGGGACATTTCCATCGATAACAGACGTAGCAAATGCGGCGCAACTCTCGCGCGCTACGGCTTATCGCTATTTCCCGACGCAAAGTGCGTTAGTTTCTGCCATGGTCGATGAAAGCCTTGGGCCGATATTGGCATGGCAGCCTACCCAACCAGACGCTCGGCAACGCATTGCGGAACTGCTCTCTTTTGCTTATCCGCGTATGTTGCAACACGAAGGTGTACTTCGTGCCGCGCTGCATCTGTCATTGCAACAATGGGCGGCTGACCGCAGCAACCCTAACAGTGAAGAGAAGTTAGTGCGCGGTAACCGTAAGCGGTTATTGAAGCTGGCTGTCGAGCCGCTGGAAGGGAAGTTGTCACCGGAGGCCTTGCAACGGGTGATCTATTCTTTCTCATTAATTTATGGCTCAGAAGTGTTTATGGTGCTGAAAGATATTTGGCATTTGGATGATGCGGGTATTCAGGATGTGACGCAGTGGATGGGGAAAGCGATTCTGTTGCAGGCTGAAACCGATGCCAGGCAAGCGCCTCAGGATGAGCACCGCTAA
- a CDS encoding Tm-1-like ATP-binding domain-containing protein, which produces MPRHIFIATTTDTKGEELTYVSELIKATGLTTVTVDLSTKEGQRASGADISAETVAGHHPDGRQAVFCGDRGRAISAMAVAFERFIASRDDVAALLGLGGSGGTALITPAMQGLPIGIPKLMVSTMASGDVSGYIGASDIAMMYSVTDIAGLNRISRRVLSNAAHQIAGAVYFAKEELLVDDKPALGLTMFGVTTPCIQAVSAALSDEYDCLVFHATGSGGKAMEKLAESGLLAGALDLTTTEVCDLLFDGVLACGPERFDAIAHSNIPYVGSCGALDMVNFGSPATIPAKYADRLFYKHNAQVTLMRTTEQENIQMARWIGEKLNRCQGEVRFLIPAGGFSALDAPGQPFWDEKALKAFIDTLEETVIQTDKRRLVHYPFNINDPQFAQAAVENFKEIAKSPFHPK; this is translated from the coding sequence ATGCCTCGTCATATTTTTATCGCGACTACCACAGATACCAAAGGCGAAGAACTGACGTATGTCAGTGAATTGATTAAAGCAACCGGGCTAACAACGGTCACGGTAGATTTATCGACTAAAGAAGGCCAACGCGCCAGTGGCGCAGATATCTCAGCCGAAACGGTGGCGGGCCATCACCCTGACGGGCGTCAGGCGGTGTTCTGTGGTGATAGAGGGCGGGCTATCAGTGCAATGGCCGTCGCTTTTGAGCGTTTTATTGCCAGCCGCGATGATGTGGCCGCGTTATTAGGTCTGGGTGGCTCTGGCGGCACCGCGTTGATTACACCGGCCATGCAAGGCTTACCGATTGGTATTCCTAAACTGATGGTATCTACCATGGCTTCTGGTGATGTTTCAGGTTACATCGGTGCCAGTGATATCGCCATGATGTACTCCGTTACTGATATTGCCGGGCTTAACCGTATTTCTCGCCGTGTGCTGAGTAATGCGGCTCATCAAATTGCCGGTGCAGTCTATTTCGCCAAAGAAGAGTTGCTGGTTGATGATAAACCGGCGCTGGGTTTGACCATGTTTGGTGTGACAACCCCCTGTATTCAGGCTGTCAGTGCCGCATTATCAGACGAATATGACTGTTTGGTGTTCCACGCCACCGGTAGCGGCGGCAAAGCCATGGAAAAGCTGGCCGAAAGCGGTTTGCTGGCGGGGGCACTTGATCTGACCACCACCGAGGTCTGCGACCTGTTATTTGACGGGGTACTGGCCTGTGGGCCGGAACGCTTCGATGCTATTGCCCATAGCAACATTCCGTATGTTGGCTCTTGTGGCGCATTGGATATGGTTAACTTCGGTAGCCCGGCAACTATTCCGGCTAAATATGCCGATCGCTTGTTCTATAAACATAACGCCCAAGTGACGCTGATGCGTACCACCGAGCAAGAAAATATTCAAATGGCACGCTGGATTGGCGAGAAGCTCAATCGCTGTCAGGGTGAAGTGCGCTTCTTAATTCCAGCCGGCGGATTCTCGGCACTGGATGCTCCGGGCCAGCCATTCTGGGATGAAAAAGCGTTAAAAGCCTTTATCGATACGTTGGAAGAGACCGTCATTCAAACCGATAAACGCCGCTTGGTGCACTATCCATTCAATATTAACGACCCACAGTTTGCGCAAGCTGCGGTAGAAAACTTTAAAGAAATAGCAAAGAGCCCATTCCACCCTAAATAA